One stretch of Apis cerana isolate GH-2021 linkage group LG8, AcerK_1.0, whole genome shotgun sequence DNA includes these proteins:
- the LOC108000941 gene encoding protein O-GlcNAcase isoform X1, translating into MAETNGAANINTKNDNFICGVVEGFYGRPWTTEQRKDLFQKLKKWGMDSYLYAPKDDYKHRAYWRDLYTVEEAEHLTGLITAARECGITFYYALSPGLDITYSSVKEVTVLKRKLEQVSQFGCTAFALLFDDIEPEMSEADKEVFQSFAHAQVSVTNDIFHHLGQPRFLLCPTQYCATRAMPNVASSEYLNTLGSKLAQEIDIMWTGPKVISRLLTVESIEEITEVLRRPPVIWDNLHANDYDQKRVFLGPYSGRSPDLIPKLRGVLTNPNCEYGANFIAIHTLAQWSRCNVDGKRDLSLNDTVSADIKLETETEDGMLGEDVPSTMSPNIYHPRHALKNAINDWLVEFNKKRNAWGVIAKPQPCVAPTIPIPIIPSVNTCMSLTSTTTTTTVPATPTPVNNSNHLQALAEVCSNVTTTDNYVPPPAGPVMNSLVSETTVVSEPIIPSISTIVENVPNSNTLSSMEPMDCNTTPNNSPAHAVKIQTEDDVMVENTSTCSEASGSMQVEVDSTSPVVNGTQMIVENDNENHDNGDNIDQESQDSIDIDKRLTQEDLSLLCDLFYLPFEHGGQGIQLLQEFNWLKSNAHVVMRKSKEDQTASESDIEEWHTRAAKLNDMCNAVNRLFQRLTHCNNRELLYDLYSYVWDMRGVVSLLNSYVKWLAFGRFPSTMTTFTQGSYTWFSNGWKETFMSGDQEPWVFRGGLTADLQRLIPVDSGNDLFVYKAPEVPSSKIYTIRPYLASDEDAVYAVCNKICNCVTSSAIADRLVGGFLTLSPELCMVVEDESGIVGYALAALNVKSYYQKLAVSWIPELRMKYPLDDNINDLSQNIQDAIRYFHSFVPDVSDQLCRQHPSKLLCAVLPSVTDQSVPKRLITCILAALRANGSFGVHTTMSCTDKESHEFYSKLGFVDLNPAHEEHPGIKTMCRSF; encoded by the exons ATGGCGGAGACAAATGGGGCcgcaaatataaatacgaaaaacgataattttatttgcggTGTCGTCGAAG gaTTTTATGGGCGACCTTGGACCACAGAACAAAGAAAggatttatttcaaaa attaaaaaaatgggGAATGGATTCATATTTGTATGCTCCAAAAGATGATTATAAGCATCGCGCATATTGGAGAGATTTATATACAGTAGAAGAAGCTGAACATTTAACAGGATTAATAACAGCTGCAAGAGAATGTggcattacattttattatgcatTATCACCAGGCTTGGATATCACATATTCAAGTGTAAAAGAAGTTACTgtattaaaaaggaaattagaaCAAGTTAGCCAATTTGGATGTACTGcatttgcattattatttgatgataTAGAACCAGAAATGAGTGAAGCAGATAAGGAAGTATTTCAATCTTTTGCTCATGCACAA gtTTCTGttacaaatgatattttccaTCATCTTGGTCAACCCAGATTTCTATTGTGTCCAACACAATATTGTGCAACTAGAGCAATGCCAAATGTAGCATCatcagaatatttaaatacacttGGTAGTAAATTGGCCcaagaaattgatataatgtGGACTGGTCCTAAAGTAATATCTAGACTTCTAACTGTTGAATCTATTGAAGAAATTACAGAAGTTTTGAGAAGGCCACCAGTTATATGGGATAATTTACATGCTAATGATTATGATCAGAAACGTGTATTCTTAGGACCATATTCTGGTAGATCTCCTGATTTAATACCTAAACTGAGAGGTGTTTTAACTAATCCTAATTGTGAATATGGAGCAAATTTTATAGCAATTCACACATTAGCTCAATGGAGTAGATGTAATGTTGATGGCAAAAGAGATTTAAGCTtaa ATGATACTGTATCAgctgatataaaattagagaCTGAAACGGAAGATGGAATGCTTGGTGAAGATGTTCCTTCAACAATGTCTCCGAATATATATCATCCTCGACATGCTTTGAAAAACGCCATTAACGATTGGTTAGtggaatttaacaaaaaacgAAACGCATGGGGTGTTATAGCAAAACCACAACCATGCGTTGCTCCAACAATACCAATCCCAATAATTCCCTCTGTGAATACATGTATGAGTCTTACATCAACGACGACTACTACTACCGTCCCCGCAACACCTACGCCAGTAAATAATTCCAATCATCTTCAAGCATTGGCTGAAGTTTGCTCAAATGTAACAACCACTGATAATTATGTGCCACCTCCCGCTGGTCCTGTCATGAATTCTTTAGTATCTGAAACAACTGTTGTTAGTGAACCTATTATTCCATCAATTTCTACTATTGTGGAAAATGTACCAAATTCAAATACTTTATCATCCATGGAACCAATGGATTGTAACACAACACCTAATAATTCTCCAGCACATGCAGTCAAAATTCAAACAGAGGATGATGTTATGGTAGAAAATACTTCT ACGTGTAGCGAAGCATCTGGTAGTATGCAAGTGGAAGTAGATAGCACTTCTCCTGTTGTAAATGGTACTCAAATGATTGTTGAAAATGATAACGAAAATCATGACAATGGTGATAATATAGATCAAGAATCACAGGATTCGATTGATATCGATAAGCGACTGACGCAAGAAGATCTATCACTTTTATgtgatcttttttatttgccATTTGAACATGGTGGTCAGGGTATTCAATTATTGCAAGAGTTTAATTGGTTAAAAAGTAATGCTCACGTCGTTATGAGAAAATCAAAAGAAGATCAAACTGCATCTGAATCTGAT atcgaAGAATGGCATACACGGGCAgctaaattaaatgatatgtgCAATGCTGTAAATAGATTATTTCAGAGACTTACGCACTGTAATAATCGTGAGTTGTTATATGATCTATATTCGTATGTGTGGGACATGCGAGGAGTCGTGTCTCTCTTAAACAGTTATGTGAAATGGTTGG CGTTTGGCAGATTCCCGTCGACGATGACAACGTTTACCCAGGGAAGCTACACAT GGTTCTCGAATGGCTGGAAAGAAACTTTTATGAGTGGAGATCAAGAACCATGGGTATTCCGTGGAGGACTTACAGCTGATCTACag agATTAATTCCAGTAGACAGTGGAAATgacttatttgtttataaagcACCAGAAGTGCCCAGTAGTAAAATCTATACAATTAGGCCTTATTTAGCAAGTGACGAAGATGCAGTTTATGCTGTgtgcaataaaatttgcaattgtGTAACATCTTCTGCCATTGCAGATCG ATTAGTTGGAGGTTTTCTAACTTTAAGTCCAGAGCTGTGTATGGTAGTTGAAGATGAGAGTGGAATAGTAGGTTATGCATTGGCTGCCTTAAATGTAAAGTcctattatcaaaaattagcAGTTTCTTGGATTCCTGAGTTACGAATGAAATACCCTTTAGATGATAATATCAATGATTTATCACAAAATATTcag gATGCCATacgttattttcattcatttgttCCGGATGTGTCTGATCAACTATGTAGACAACATCCATCGAAATTATTGTGTGCTGTGTTACCAAGTGTAACAGACCAATCTGTCcctaaaagattaattacatGTATTCTTGCAGCTCTAAGAGCAAATg gtTCATTTGGTGTGCATACAACAATGTCATGCACTGATAAAGAATCTCATGAATTTTATAGTAAACTCGGTTTCGTTGATTTAAATCCAGCACACGAAGAACATCCTGGAATCAAAACTATGTGTAGAAGTTTCTAA
- the LOC108000941 gene encoding protein O-GlcNAcase isoform X2 has translation MAETNGAANINTKNDNFICGVVEGFYGRPWTTEQRKDLFQKLKKWGMDSYLYAPKDDYKHRAYWRDLYTVEEAEHLTGLITAARECGITFYYALSPGLDITYSSVKEVTVLKRKLEQVSQFGCTAFALLFDDIEPEMSEADKEVFQSFAHAQVSVTNDIFHHLGQPRFLLCPTQYCATRAMPNVASSEYLNTLGSKLAQEIDIMWTGPKVISRLLTVESIEEITEVLRRPPVIWDNLHANDYDQKRVFLGPYSGRSPDLIPKLRGVLTNPNCEYGANFIAIHTLAQWSRCNVDGKRDLSLNDTVSADIKLETETEDGMLGEDVPSTMSPNIYHPRHALKNAINDWLVEFNKKRNAWGVIAKPQPCVAPTIPIPIIPSVNTCMSLTSTTTTTTVPATPTPVNNSNHLQALAEVCSNVTTTDNYVPPPAGPVMNSLVSETTVVSEPIIPSISTIVENVPNSNTLSSMEPMDCNTTPNNSPAHAVKIQTEDDVMTCSEASGSMQVEVDSTSPVVNGTQMIVENDNENHDNGDNIDQESQDSIDIDKRLTQEDLSLLCDLFYLPFEHGGQGIQLLQEFNWLKSNAHVVMRKSKEDQTASESDIEEWHTRAAKLNDMCNAVNRLFQRLTHCNNRELLYDLYSYVWDMRGVVSLLNSYVKWLAFGRFPSTMTTFTQGSYTWFSNGWKETFMSGDQEPWVFRGGLTADLQRLIPVDSGNDLFVYKAPEVPSSKIYTIRPYLASDEDAVYAVCNKICNCVTSSAIADRLVGGFLTLSPELCMVVEDESGIVGYALAALNVKSYYQKLAVSWIPELRMKYPLDDNINDLSQNIQDAIRYFHSFVPDVSDQLCRQHPSKLLCAVLPSVTDQSVPKRLITCILAALRANGSFGVHTTMSCTDKESHEFYSKLGFVDLNPAHEEHPGIKTMCRSF, from the exons ATGGCGGAGACAAATGGGGCcgcaaatataaatacgaaaaacgataattttatttgcggTGTCGTCGAAG gaTTTTATGGGCGACCTTGGACCACAGAACAAAGAAAggatttatttcaaaa attaaaaaaatgggGAATGGATTCATATTTGTATGCTCCAAAAGATGATTATAAGCATCGCGCATATTGGAGAGATTTATATACAGTAGAAGAAGCTGAACATTTAACAGGATTAATAACAGCTGCAAGAGAATGTggcattacattttattatgcatTATCACCAGGCTTGGATATCACATATTCAAGTGTAAAAGAAGTTACTgtattaaaaaggaaattagaaCAAGTTAGCCAATTTGGATGTACTGcatttgcattattatttgatgataTAGAACCAGAAATGAGTGAAGCAGATAAGGAAGTATTTCAATCTTTTGCTCATGCACAA gtTTCTGttacaaatgatattttccaTCATCTTGGTCAACCCAGATTTCTATTGTGTCCAACACAATATTGTGCAACTAGAGCAATGCCAAATGTAGCATCatcagaatatttaaatacacttGGTAGTAAATTGGCCcaagaaattgatataatgtGGACTGGTCCTAAAGTAATATCTAGACTTCTAACTGTTGAATCTATTGAAGAAATTACAGAAGTTTTGAGAAGGCCACCAGTTATATGGGATAATTTACATGCTAATGATTATGATCAGAAACGTGTATTCTTAGGACCATATTCTGGTAGATCTCCTGATTTAATACCTAAACTGAGAGGTGTTTTAACTAATCCTAATTGTGAATATGGAGCAAATTTTATAGCAATTCACACATTAGCTCAATGGAGTAGATGTAATGTTGATGGCAAAAGAGATTTAAGCTtaa ATGATACTGTATCAgctgatataaaattagagaCTGAAACGGAAGATGGAATGCTTGGTGAAGATGTTCCTTCAACAATGTCTCCGAATATATATCATCCTCGACATGCTTTGAAAAACGCCATTAACGATTGGTTAGtggaatttaacaaaaaacgAAACGCATGGGGTGTTATAGCAAAACCACAACCATGCGTTGCTCCAACAATACCAATCCCAATAATTCCCTCTGTGAATACATGTATGAGTCTTACATCAACGACGACTACTACTACCGTCCCCGCAACACCTACGCCAGTAAATAATTCCAATCATCTTCAAGCATTGGCTGAAGTTTGCTCAAATGTAACAACCACTGATAATTATGTGCCACCTCCCGCTGGTCCTGTCATGAATTCTTTAGTATCTGAAACAACTGTTGTTAGTGAACCTATTATTCCATCAATTTCTACTATTGTGGAAAATGTACCAAATTCAAATACTTTATCATCCATGGAACCAATGGATTGTAACACAACACCTAATAATTCTCCAGCACATGCAGTCAAAATTCAAACAGAGGATGATGTTATG ACGTGTAGCGAAGCATCTGGTAGTATGCAAGTGGAAGTAGATAGCACTTCTCCTGTTGTAAATGGTACTCAAATGATTGTTGAAAATGATAACGAAAATCATGACAATGGTGATAATATAGATCAAGAATCACAGGATTCGATTGATATCGATAAGCGACTGACGCAAGAAGATCTATCACTTTTATgtgatcttttttatttgccATTTGAACATGGTGGTCAGGGTATTCAATTATTGCAAGAGTTTAATTGGTTAAAAAGTAATGCTCACGTCGTTATGAGAAAATCAAAAGAAGATCAAACTGCATCTGAATCTGAT atcgaAGAATGGCATACACGGGCAgctaaattaaatgatatgtgCAATGCTGTAAATAGATTATTTCAGAGACTTACGCACTGTAATAATCGTGAGTTGTTATATGATCTATATTCGTATGTGTGGGACATGCGAGGAGTCGTGTCTCTCTTAAACAGTTATGTGAAATGGTTGG CGTTTGGCAGATTCCCGTCGACGATGACAACGTTTACCCAGGGAAGCTACACAT GGTTCTCGAATGGCTGGAAAGAAACTTTTATGAGTGGAGATCAAGAACCATGGGTATTCCGTGGAGGACTTACAGCTGATCTACag agATTAATTCCAGTAGACAGTGGAAATgacttatttgtttataaagcACCAGAAGTGCCCAGTAGTAAAATCTATACAATTAGGCCTTATTTAGCAAGTGACGAAGATGCAGTTTATGCTGTgtgcaataaaatttgcaattgtGTAACATCTTCTGCCATTGCAGATCG ATTAGTTGGAGGTTTTCTAACTTTAAGTCCAGAGCTGTGTATGGTAGTTGAAGATGAGAGTGGAATAGTAGGTTATGCATTGGCTGCCTTAAATGTAAAGTcctattatcaaaaattagcAGTTTCTTGGATTCCTGAGTTACGAATGAAATACCCTTTAGATGATAATATCAATGATTTATCACAAAATATTcag gATGCCATacgttattttcattcatttgttCCGGATGTGTCTGATCAACTATGTAGACAACATCCATCGAAATTATTGTGTGCTGTGTTACCAAGTGTAACAGACCAATCTGTCcctaaaagattaattacatGTATTCTTGCAGCTCTAAGAGCAAATg gtTCATTTGGTGTGCATACAACAATGTCATGCACTGATAAAGAATCTCATGAATTTTATAGTAAACTCGGTTTCGTTGATTTAAATCCAGCACACGAAGAACATCCTGGAATCAAAACTATGTGTAGAAGTTTCTAA
- the LOC108000941 gene encoding protein O-GlcNAcase isoform X4 has product MAETNGAANINTKNDNFICGVVEGFYGRPWTTEQRKDLFQKLKKWGMDSYLYAPKDDYKHRAYWRDLYTVEEAEHLTGLITAARECGITFYYALSPGLDITYSSVKEVTVLKRKLEQVSQFGCTAFALLFDDIEPEMSEADKEVFQSFAHAQVSVTNDIFHHLGQPRFLLCPTQYCATRAMPNVASSEYLNTLGSKLAQEIDIMWTGPKVISRLLTVESIEEITEVLRRPPVIWDNLHANDYDQKRVFLGPYSGRSPDLIPKLRGVLTNPNCEYGANFIAIHTLAQWSRCNVDGKRDLSLNDTVSADIKLETETEDGMLGEDVPSTMSPNIYHPRHALKNAINDWLVEFNKKRNAWGVIAKPQPCVAPTIPIPIIPSVNTCMSLTSTTTTTTVPATPTPVNNSNHLQALAEVCSNVTTTDNYVPPPAGPVMNSLVSETTVVSEPIIPSISTIVENVPNSNTLSSMEPMDCNTTPNNSPAHAVKIQTEDDVMTCSEASGSMQVEVDSTSPVVNGTQMIVENDNENHDNGDNIDQESQDSIDIDKRLTQEDLSLLCDLFYLPFEHGGQGIQLLQEFNWLKSNAHVVMRKSKEDQTASESDIEEWHTRAAKLNDMCNAVNRLFQRLTHCNNRELLYDLYSYVWDMRGVVSLLNSYVKWLGFSNGWKETFMSGDQEPWVFRGGLTADLQRLIPVDSGNDLFVYKAPEVPSSKIYTIRPYLASDEDAVYAVCNKICNCVTSSAIADRLVGGFLTLSPELCMVVEDESGIVGYALAALNVKSYYQKLAVSWIPELRMKYPLDDNINDLSQNIQDAIRYFHSFVPDVSDQLCRQHPSKLLCAVLPSVTDQSVPKRLITCILAALRANGSFGVHTTMSCTDKESHEFYSKLGFVDLNPAHEEHPGIKTMCRSF; this is encoded by the exons ATGGCGGAGACAAATGGGGCcgcaaatataaatacgaaaaacgataattttatttgcggTGTCGTCGAAG gaTTTTATGGGCGACCTTGGACCACAGAACAAAGAAAggatttatttcaaaa attaaaaaaatgggGAATGGATTCATATTTGTATGCTCCAAAAGATGATTATAAGCATCGCGCATATTGGAGAGATTTATATACAGTAGAAGAAGCTGAACATTTAACAGGATTAATAACAGCTGCAAGAGAATGTggcattacattttattatgcatTATCACCAGGCTTGGATATCACATATTCAAGTGTAAAAGAAGTTACTgtattaaaaaggaaattagaaCAAGTTAGCCAATTTGGATGTACTGcatttgcattattatttgatgataTAGAACCAGAAATGAGTGAAGCAGATAAGGAAGTATTTCAATCTTTTGCTCATGCACAA gtTTCTGttacaaatgatattttccaTCATCTTGGTCAACCCAGATTTCTATTGTGTCCAACACAATATTGTGCAACTAGAGCAATGCCAAATGTAGCATCatcagaatatttaaatacacttGGTAGTAAATTGGCCcaagaaattgatataatgtGGACTGGTCCTAAAGTAATATCTAGACTTCTAACTGTTGAATCTATTGAAGAAATTACAGAAGTTTTGAGAAGGCCACCAGTTATATGGGATAATTTACATGCTAATGATTATGATCAGAAACGTGTATTCTTAGGACCATATTCTGGTAGATCTCCTGATTTAATACCTAAACTGAGAGGTGTTTTAACTAATCCTAATTGTGAATATGGAGCAAATTTTATAGCAATTCACACATTAGCTCAATGGAGTAGATGTAATGTTGATGGCAAAAGAGATTTAAGCTtaa ATGATACTGTATCAgctgatataaaattagagaCTGAAACGGAAGATGGAATGCTTGGTGAAGATGTTCCTTCAACAATGTCTCCGAATATATATCATCCTCGACATGCTTTGAAAAACGCCATTAACGATTGGTTAGtggaatttaacaaaaaacgAAACGCATGGGGTGTTATAGCAAAACCACAACCATGCGTTGCTCCAACAATACCAATCCCAATAATTCCCTCTGTGAATACATGTATGAGTCTTACATCAACGACGACTACTACTACCGTCCCCGCAACACCTACGCCAGTAAATAATTCCAATCATCTTCAAGCATTGGCTGAAGTTTGCTCAAATGTAACAACCACTGATAATTATGTGCCACCTCCCGCTGGTCCTGTCATGAATTCTTTAGTATCTGAAACAACTGTTGTTAGTGAACCTATTATTCCATCAATTTCTACTATTGTGGAAAATGTACCAAATTCAAATACTTTATCATCCATGGAACCAATGGATTGTAACACAACACCTAATAATTCTCCAGCACATGCAGTCAAAATTCAAACAGAGGATGATGTTATG ACGTGTAGCGAAGCATCTGGTAGTATGCAAGTGGAAGTAGATAGCACTTCTCCTGTTGTAAATGGTACTCAAATGATTGTTGAAAATGATAACGAAAATCATGACAATGGTGATAATATAGATCAAGAATCACAGGATTCGATTGATATCGATAAGCGACTGACGCAAGAAGATCTATCACTTTTATgtgatcttttttatttgccATTTGAACATGGTGGTCAGGGTATTCAATTATTGCAAGAGTTTAATTGGTTAAAAAGTAATGCTCACGTCGTTATGAGAAAATCAAAAGAAGATCAAACTGCATCTGAATCTGAT atcgaAGAATGGCATACACGGGCAgctaaattaaatgatatgtgCAATGCTGTAAATAGATTATTTCAGAGACTTACGCACTGTAATAATCGTGAGTTGTTATATGATCTATATTCGTATGTGTGGGACATGCGAGGAGTCGTGTCTCTCTTAAACAGTTATGTGAAATGGTTGG GGTTCTCGAATGGCTGGAAAGAAACTTTTATGAGTGGAGATCAAGAACCATGGGTATTCCGTGGAGGACTTACAGCTGATCTACag agATTAATTCCAGTAGACAGTGGAAATgacttatttgtttataaagcACCAGAAGTGCCCAGTAGTAAAATCTATACAATTAGGCCTTATTTAGCAAGTGACGAAGATGCAGTTTATGCTGTgtgcaataaaatttgcaattgtGTAACATCTTCTGCCATTGCAGATCG ATTAGTTGGAGGTTTTCTAACTTTAAGTCCAGAGCTGTGTATGGTAGTTGAAGATGAGAGTGGAATAGTAGGTTATGCATTGGCTGCCTTAAATGTAAAGTcctattatcaaaaattagcAGTTTCTTGGATTCCTGAGTTACGAATGAAATACCCTTTAGATGATAATATCAATGATTTATCACAAAATATTcag gATGCCATacgttattttcattcatttgttCCGGATGTGTCTGATCAACTATGTAGACAACATCCATCGAAATTATTGTGTGCTGTGTTACCAAGTGTAACAGACCAATCTGTCcctaaaagattaattacatGTATTCTTGCAGCTCTAAGAGCAAATg gtTCATTTGGTGTGCATACAACAATGTCATGCACTGATAAAGAATCTCATGAATTTTATAGTAAACTCGGTTTCGTTGATTTAAATCCAGCACACGAAGAACATCCTGGAATCAAAACTATGTGTAGAAGTTTCTAA
- the LOC108000941 gene encoding protein O-GlcNAcase isoform X3: MAETNGAANINTKNDNFICGVVEGFYGRPWTTEQRKDLFQKLKKWGMDSYLYAPKDDYKHRAYWRDLYTVEEAEHLTGLITAARECGITFYYALSPGLDITYSSVKEVTVLKRKLEQVSQFGCTAFALLFDDIEPEMSEADKEVFQSFAHAQVSVTNDIFHHLGQPRFLLCPTQYCATRAMPNVASSEYLNTLGSKLAQEIDIMWTGPKVISRLLTVESIEEITEVLRRPPVIWDNLHANDYDQKRVFLGPYSGRSPDLIPKLRGVLTNPNCEYGANFIAIHTLAQWSRCNVDGKRDLSLNDTVSADIKLETETEDGMLGEDVPSTMSPNIYHPRHALKNAINDWLVEFNKKRNAWGVIAKPQPCVAPTIPIPIIPSVNTCMSLTSTTTTTTVPATPTPVNNSNHLQALAEVCSNVTTTDNYVPPPAGPVMNSLVSETTVVSEPIIPSISTIVENVPNSNTLSSMEPMDCNTTPNNSPAHAVKIQTEDDVMVENTSTCSEASGSMQVEVDSTSPVVNGTQMIVENDNENHDNGDNIDQESQDSIDIDKRLTQEDLSLLCDLFYLPFEHGGQGIQLLQEFNWLKSNAHVVMRKSKEDQTASESDIEEWHTRAAKLNDMCNAVNRLFQRLTHCNNRELLYDLYSYVWDMRGVVSLLNSYVKWLGFSNGWKETFMSGDQEPWVFRGGLTADLQRLIPVDSGNDLFVYKAPEVPSSKIYTIRPYLASDEDAVYAVCNKICNCVTSSAIADRLVGGFLTLSPELCMVVEDESGIVGYALAALNVKSYYQKLAVSWIPELRMKYPLDDNINDLSQNIQDAIRYFHSFVPDVSDQLCRQHPSKLLCAVLPSVTDQSVPKRLITCILAALRANGSFGVHTTMSCTDKESHEFYSKLGFVDLNPAHEEHPGIKTMCRSF, from the exons ATGGCGGAGACAAATGGGGCcgcaaatataaatacgaaaaacgataattttatttgcggTGTCGTCGAAG gaTTTTATGGGCGACCTTGGACCACAGAACAAAGAAAggatttatttcaaaa attaaaaaaatgggGAATGGATTCATATTTGTATGCTCCAAAAGATGATTATAAGCATCGCGCATATTGGAGAGATTTATATACAGTAGAAGAAGCTGAACATTTAACAGGATTAATAACAGCTGCAAGAGAATGTggcattacattttattatgcatTATCACCAGGCTTGGATATCACATATTCAAGTGTAAAAGAAGTTACTgtattaaaaaggaaattagaaCAAGTTAGCCAATTTGGATGTACTGcatttgcattattatttgatgataTAGAACCAGAAATGAGTGAAGCAGATAAGGAAGTATTTCAATCTTTTGCTCATGCACAA gtTTCTGttacaaatgatattttccaTCATCTTGGTCAACCCAGATTTCTATTGTGTCCAACACAATATTGTGCAACTAGAGCAATGCCAAATGTAGCATCatcagaatatttaaatacacttGGTAGTAAATTGGCCcaagaaattgatataatgtGGACTGGTCCTAAAGTAATATCTAGACTTCTAACTGTTGAATCTATTGAAGAAATTACAGAAGTTTTGAGAAGGCCACCAGTTATATGGGATAATTTACATGCTAATGATTATGATCAGAAACGTGTATTCTTAGGACCATATTCTGGTAGATCTCCTGATTTAATACCTAAACTGAGAGGTGTTTTAACTAATCCTAATTGTGAATATGGAGCAAATTTTATAGCAATTCACACATTAGCTCAATGGAGTAGATGTAATGTTGATGGCAAAAGAGATTTAAGCTtaa ATGATACTGTATCAgctgatataaaattagagaCTGAAACGGAAGATGGAATGCTTGGTGAAGATGTTCCTTCAACAATGTCTCCGAATATATATCATCCTCGACATGCTTTGAAAAACGCCATTAACGATTGGTTAGtggaatttaacaaaaaacgAAACGCATGGGGTGTTATAGCAAAACCACAACCATGCGTTGCTCCAACAATACCAATCCCAATAATTCCCTCTGTGAATACATGTATGAGTCTTACATCAACGACGACTACTACTACCGTCCCCGCAACACCTACGCCAGTAAATAATTCCAATCATCTTCAAGCATTGGCTGAAGTTTGCTCAAATGTAACAACCACTGATAATTATGTGCCACCTCCCGCTGGTCCTGTCATGAATTCTTTAGTATCTGAAACAACTGTTGTTAGTGAACCTATTATTCCATCAATTTCTACTATTGTGGAAAATGTACCAAATTCAAATACTTTATCATCCATGGAACCAATGGATTGTAACACAACACCTAATAATTCTCCAGCACATGCAGTCAAAATTCAAACAGAGGATGATGTTATGGTAGAAAATACTTCT ACGTGTAGCGAAGCATCTGGTAGTATGCAAGTGGAAGTAGATAGCACTTCTCCTGTTGTAAATGGTACTCAAATGATTGTTGAAAATGATAACGAAAATCATGACAATGGTGATAATATAGATCAAGAATCACAGGATTCGATTGATATCGATAAGCGACTGACGCAAGAAGATCTATCACTTTTATgtgatcttttttatttgccATTTGAACATGGTGGTCAGGGTATTCAATTATTGCAAGAGTTTAATTGGTTAAAAAGTAATGCTCACGTCGTTATGAGAAAATCAAAAGAAGATCAAACTGCATCTGAATCTGAT atcgaAGAATGGCATACACGGGCAgctaaattaaatgatatgtgCAATGCTGTAAATAGATTATTTCAGAGACTTACGCACTGTAATAATCGTGAGTTGTTATATGATCTATATTCGTATGTGTGGGACATGCGAGGAGTCGTGTCTCTCTTAAACAGTTATGTGAAATGGTTGG GGTTCTCGAATGGCTGGAAAGAAACTTTTATGAGTGGAGATCAAGAACCATGGGTATTCCGTGGAGGACTTACAGCTGATCTACag agATTAATTCCAGTAGACAGTGGAAATgacttatttgtttataaagcACCAGAAGTGCCCAGTAGTAAAATCTATACAATTAGGCCTTATTTAGCAAGTGACGAAGATGCAGTTTATGCTGTgtgcaataaaatttgcaattgtGTAACATCTTCTGCCATTGCAGATCG ATTAGTTGGAGGTTTTCTAACTTTAAGTCCAGAGCTGTGTATGGTAGTTGAAGATGAGAGTGGAATAGTAGGTTATGCATTGGCTGCCTTAAATGTAAAGTcctattatcaaaaattagcAGTTTCTTGGATTCCTGAGTTACGAATGAAATACCCTTTAGATGATAATATCAATGATTTATCACAAAATATTcag gATGCCATacgttattttcattcatttgttCCGGATGTGTCTGATCAACTATGTAGACAACATCCATCGAAATTATTGTGTGCTGTGTTACCAAGTGTAACAGACCAATCTGTCcctaaaagattaattacatGTATTCTTGCAGCTCTAAGAGCAAATg gtTCATTTGGTGTGCATACAACAATGTCATGCACTGATAAAGAATCTCATGAATTTTATAGTAAACTCGGTTTCGTTGATTTAAATCCAGCACACGAAGAACATCCTGGAATCAAAACTATGTGTAGAAGTTTCTAA